Genomic segment of Devosia chinhatensis:
GAATTGGTGCTCCCAATGGACGGCGAGGCGAATCTGCGCGAAGCTTCTGCGGTCAATTCCAACATTCCGACCGGCGCCATCGAAATCTCTAGCCTCGCGATCGAAGTTCGCTCCGCGGCCAAGGAATTGACGTTGCCGGTCTTTGGTGATGCCGATTATCCCGAGGATATTCGCCTGCGTTACCGGTTCCTGGCTCTCCGTCGCGAGAAGCTCCACAACAATATCCTCAAGCGC
This window contains:
- a CDS encoding amino acid--tRNA ligase-related protein; protein product: MIRRSPDESTQGVNDPDAAAFPMADKGRAELVLPMDGEANLREASAVNSNIPTGAIEISSLAIEVRSAAKELTLPVFGDADYPEDIRLRYRFLALRREKLHNNILKRTKIISALRAGMRGAGLTELSTPILPPSSPEAAPRLPVPATLH